CGGATCTGTGGCAAGACTTTATCGAGCATacaaagaaggataagagTCTCAATATCGGATTAGCCCCGcatctcgtcttcaacATGTCTGAAGCACTTATCGACGACGTTCAGGGTACCTGCATCGACATTCGCCACTCGAACTTGTACCAAAACGCACCTCCCTCCGGTTCAGCGGGTAACGAAGTCCAAGCACCGCCTACATGGCATGGAGGCGCGCAATATATCCCCACAGAAGACGAAATGTACTATAAATCCCAAGAACTTCAAGCCCGTTTGGCGGCATACGAGTCTGACCCACGTATGGCTCGTATGCGCCGTACCCGCGCCAGTCTCCCCGTCTACTCCCGCGCAAGCGAAATGTTGCGTACCATCCGCGAGAACGACGTGACCATCATCATGGCCGCCACGGGTTCAGGCAAGACCACCCAAGTACCGCAACTGTTGTTTGACGAGATGATCAAACAAGGATTAGGCGGTGGGTGCAATATCGTATGCACCCAGCCGAGAAGGTTAGCAGCCATGTCTGTTGCGGAACGGATAGCTGAAGAGCGGGGCCAGATGATTGGACAAGAAGTGGGATATCAGGTCCGTTTTGATGCGCAATTGCCAGAGGCGAATGGAAGTATTACCTTTTGCACGACGGGGATTttcttgaagaggatgcaATCTGCCTTGGGGGAGAATGCAGATGACGTGGCGGTCCAGAGAATGGATCTGGTATCGCATATCGTGGTGGATGAAGTGCACGAACGTGATATCGATACAGATCTCCTACTCGTCGTCCTTAAGAGGTTGCTGCAAGATCGAAAGAGAAGGGGTGTACCGATCAAAGTGGTGTTGATGAGCGCTACAATTGACCCAACGCTTTTCCAATCGTACTTTACCGATGCGCAGGGGGCGCCTGCACCGGTTGCCGAAATTCCGGGCAGGACTTATCCGGTTGAAAAGTTCTTCTTGGACAAGATCATCCCTCAACTGCAAAGTATCCCCGCTCAGAGAGGCGGGTGGGTATTCAACGAGAAGAATGTGAAAGAATACCTCTCGCGAGAACTGTCCTCCAACGCGAGCAACTTTGGTCCAGGTACAGGGATAGAATTGGAGATTCCTTATCCGCTTGTGGCGCTTACCATCGCGTTCGTTCTCTCCCGTTCCGGCGATGGACATGTACTGGTCTTCCTACCGGGCTGGGAAGAGATCAGGAAAGTCGCAGACATCTTATTGGCCGGGCGGTACCCATTGTTGGGAATGGATTTCAGAGATTCCAGACGGTTTAGCATTCATTACCTCCACTCTACCATCCCTGCAGCCGAGCAAAAAGAAGTATTCCGTACGCCTCCACCTGGCGTACGGCGGATCATCCTCGCTACCAATATAGCCGAAACTTCCATCACTATTCCCGACGTTGTGTATGTGGTTGATACAGGCAGGgtaaaagaaaagaggtaTGATCCAGAGAGACATATGTCGAGCCTTGTTTCTGCGTGGGTGGGATCGAGTAATTTGAATCAACGTGCGGGTCGAGCGGGGAGACATAGGGAAGGAGAGTATTATGGGTTGGTTAGTCAGCGGAGATTGGACAGTTTGGAGGCGCACcagatggtggagatgaagaggtcTGATTTGAGTAACGTCGTCATGCACGTCAAGGTAAGCGTTCAAAGTATCACCTTTTTCCTAAACCAGGATGTAAGCTAATTATTACTGGGTAGGCGCTCAACTTGGGCGAAGTTCAAGAAGTTCTAGCAGCAACTATCGAACCCCCCGAACCAAGCCGTATCGTCGCGGCCATGGAAGTCTTGCGCATGCTCGGCGCCCTTGACGCTCGACAGAACCTCACTTCCCTCGGCCgtgtcctcctccaactccCAGTCGACGCCAATGTCGGTAAACTCTGTCTTTATGGTGCATTTTTCCGATGCCTAGATGCCGCCTTGACGCTTGCCGCGGTATTGACGAATAGAGACCCCTTTCTGGCGCCACCGGCTCAAAAGGCAAAAGCTGATAGCATCAAAGACCGGTTCTCTCCTAAAGCATTCAGATCAGACCCGCTTGCTATTGTGGCAGCGTATAACCAGTGGCTGCCGTATGAGGAATCAGGCGATTTCTATTCCGCGACAAGATTCTGCGATAATAATTTCTTATCCAAAGCGACATTATTGCAGATCAAGCAGGTGAAGCAGAGTTTGTTACAGAGTCTAGATAAGGCAGGAGTTATCGCCGTGTCGGCTGGAGGGATGGTAGATAGGATCGGGCGATATGGCTCGATCCCACCGGCGTTGAATGAGAACAATGAGAGTTTGCCAATGTTGGCGGCTTTGATCGCGACAGCGGCAGCGCCAAACTTTGCCATTAGGACTTCGGAGAAAACGTGTAGGACATGGCAGGATAAAGTTagtttttccttttctttgatGTTTCTGTGAAGATAGATTAATTGGGGTATAGGTCGTTGTTATCCATAACTCATCGGTCAACTCTCGCCGTCGTGAAGTCAGTGGCCCTGAAGAAACCTCCGCCTCATTCAACCCGGCCGAAAAGCGTTTGTACGCATTCGCCGAAAAATCCCGCAATGTCCCCGTTGGCGGCAACCCCAACTCTGCTCCAACCAATCTCCGTACGGTCACCCGTCTGGACCCAATGACATACATGCTTTTTGGCGCATACGAGCTCGTCGTCACCGCCCGCGGTCTCGAATGCGACGGGTGGCTGCCTGTGACGGGTAATACCCATGCGCTCGACGATGTGCAGAGGTTGAAGACAGCGTTAGATGTGTGCATGCTTCGAGTGTTTGAAGGGTTGGGTAAGAGTTTGGTGATGGGTCGTGATCAACGATGGTTGAATGGTGCTGGTGGCGTCGAGGTACATGAGGGTTCGTCGAGGATTAGAGAGGGaggtggtgaagaggaaaatgagagtgatgatgaggattaCAATCGGCCCCGAGAAAAGGGTGATCAAGCTTCATCTCGCTACGCCGGCCCTCTTACGATTGAAGAGATCAACGAGTTGGAAATGTTGACCACCGATATCGTTACGATCCTCAACAAGTACGCGGACGAGAGGGAAGGCGGCGGAGTGGATACCGTGCCCCAAACTCGAGTGAACACGAgacctccctcccctcAGGGGCGGGCTGCACAATGGGCAGCTGATGTAGCTGCGGCGGCATCATAcggcggtggtggaagtGCTCAATGGGGTGATGCCAGCGGTGGAGCTAGTTTTGGCggaggtggatggggaTCAGACTTGCATACATCAAGGAAACAAGGGGATGATGGCAGGAAGTTTGATACCTGGGACGATGGTGACGGATGGGAAGGTCGCCAAGGAGAGCAAGGAGGCGAAGATGATAGTGGACGGGTCGTGTCCAGATACAAGCCTCCTCAGACTAGATAATTTGGATTTGTGGCATAACTTAATCTCTCTAATTCCCCCATCTTTTTGGCTTTTACAGGTAGGTTTTTTATAAGAATATAACTAGTAGCGCATAAGTGAAAAGTTTCCGTCAAGAGAGAAAGTATGCATGTGTTTTAGCCTTGTGAAATGACAATCGATGCGTTAATTATTTGCTCTCGTAATGTTATACTACATAATAGTGGCACTGATATGGATTATTGATACAAGTCCAGTTTAGAGATTGCAGATATGGACAGTACCCTGCACCCAGCTCAAGACATTATACTTCGTTTGCTCCTggtaaaaaaaaaaagatacTATCCTGTCAGATTTTCAATCGCCATAGCTGATGCCTTGCTGTTGGTGTTGTTCTCTAAGGCTCTGGGAGGCTCCGATGCTTTGGATTCTTCAGGAATCTTGGAGATAATGCAAGTTAAGCCGTCGCTGTTGGCGGTGAAGATACCCTCGACGAGGATAAATTCTTGTCCAGGCATGGAACGTTCAGACTCGTCATTGCCCTGAGGCCATATTTCACCCGCAGGTGGAAGATCTGGAATCTAAAAAAATTGTAACGTATGAGGAGGTGAAACTATGGATATAAAAAGAACAGACATACCTTCAATACATGAAAGGTCGTATAGCCATGTCCACCTGATCGCTGCTCATCAAACATGATTGGTGTGGACTTTTTCGCTGCTTCGATATATTTGCGAATACGGGGACGATCGGAGGGTCTGATGATGGAGTAGAATGACTGTTTGAGAAGCTAGACAGGATGCCATTAACAGTTTGGCGACAAAAAACTTTCTGGCTAAAAAAGGAAGCTTACTGAAGAACCGTTGATGATCACGTCGTTGCTCACATAGATGACACGGCTGGTATCTGTAAAGCGGTCCATGATATAGAATGTCCGTGGAGTAGGTTTTGGAGGTTTTGGCCAAGGATGGTTAATGTcgatggtggtgatggaCTGTGGAGATGATGTCTGAGGGGCGGACGATGACCATCGCTACGCAGAGAGTCAGGTAAACTCAAGCAAAGTATGGGATGAGAATATACCTTGACAGAGAATCGACCTTGAGAAGCCGGGGAGACCTCGATCACTTCTCTAGCAGTAAGGGCTTGTTCTACAGTCTCGTCAGTCGATCATTCTCACTCTTTCAATAACCTCTGCGTACGAAGTGTACGATGACCGTCCACTGCACGTGTGTACAGCGCCAAGGACATATTATACACAGTATAGCTGTCACTGGAGTCAGTCACTGTCCATCTTGCCTGATAAAAAAACGCACTAGGAGCAACAGCACTCAACGTAGTATCCTTCACGATGAAGAACCCGGAAATACGCCACACAGGCGGTCCGTTCCTCCGTCAGAGCTTGACTAAACAGTTACCATCAGTGATCCATCCCGCTTTCCTCTCAGAACATCCGCCCAAAACATTCTTTGGACGATAATGATCGGGGGAATGACGTACTAGTGGATCTGTCGCAAAAACGGAACTTCATCCGGATGAAAGATGAGGTACACGGACTTGCCAATCAAATCGGATGGGGTGTATCCAAGAATATCTTGCATCGACTCTGATACATAATTGAGCTTCGCCTGAGATGGACAACAAGTCAGTAAGTGTAAAATTTGAGCAAAGTTGATTGTGGTCAAGCAAAGTCTAAGCACTTGAACTGAAGGATGAACTTACTTCTTGGTCTGCATTACACACCACTAAAGCCGAGAGGCCCAACTCCTCCTGCGAAGCTTTCAAACCTCTTGAACTTGTTCGTGGTCCACGGCTGGACGACGCGGAAGCGCTGGATTGAAGGGAAGGCGATCCTGAAGACAATCTTCGTTTGCCAAGAGTTTGAGCAGGCATCCCGGGAAGGTGAGAAATTGCTGAGAAGCGTGAAATTGTAGGTATGGGAGGGCTGACGAGAGTGATTTGTAAGAAACGCTTTATCCTTTCTAATCTTTTCGCTGCCTAGCCTTTAAGAAACTGTGCTAGAGTTTGTGGCCGCCTTGGGATCGCCAGAACGAAGACCAGTTGAGCCAATGTAGCCGCGATCACACTTGCTGCCCCTGATAGGTAAACGGAGGGCTATAACTTTGACGTTGTATAGAGATGGCACTGAATAGAGGGCAAGAATGCGTGTCGTAGGTGTGTTATCAATATTCGTGCGCTGCTGGCAGAGACGATCGTGTGGACTCCTGATGCGGCGGGCAGATGTGTAactgaagagggagaatTTTCAGGAGTTGTGCCGAAAGTTCCACTCTAATATGTCAAATAAGGAGTTGGCCGACAGGGATCAGGGAACTGACGTATGGTGTAGAGTAACAAAGCACCTTTGCAGTAGATACAGATGTTTTCAAGATGCATGATTCGATCTCTCCTTGGCCAGATTTCCCGGAGCAAGATCAACTGTTCAACAATAATAACCGTTCTTATGCTCAGTCTCACGTCTTCCAGGGGCCGCGCAGCTGATGAGGCTGATGACTAAACGAACTGCAAAAGTCGTCGTATAATTAATAGAGATCTAGGGAATTATCTGCATCAGCTCAGTCTAGGAACCGGCGGGCGGCGCCAATTTTTGTATTTGAGAACCGTAATCGGCGAATTTCAATCACAAGTTTCATTCATATACAGCAGTTGAAGGCACTTGTAGGCTGTAATTATTAGAGACTCTATCCCACCAGATTAGAACCTGATTTCGGCGTCCTTATCTTATAGGAAGCGCTATATCAGGGTTTAATCATGTAATATGAGATCTCTTTTTTGTCTTTCGTATTTCAGATTAAGTGCAATTACTGCGTTGCATACGTCGTTAGCTTGAGAAGCTACTGGACATATGATTCTATAAACCGCAGCACGGGAagcagaaaaagaaagaaagaataaTTAAACGGAACTGCATGAAATAATCAATTGCTTGATTTGTTGACCGTCTTGCACCTTCGCATTCACGGGCAGTGAGCCGAACTACTACCACTGCAAAGTAAGATGTTCATGTCCTTTGATTGTCAACTTAGCCCAAGTTGACCTCTTTGCCTGCTGATTCCGATGTACTGTCGGCTATTGCTAAACATCCCGTACATGTTCCATCCACATTCCATACGAGCAGGAAGAAAACAAAGTTCATTTTATACGTGAGTCACCTCAAAAATCGAAAAAGCGGAAACACCGGAGGTTTGCAATTTGGGTCTAGAGTTGGTGTTTGTACTCGTTGCATCCGTCATATCATCATGCACACACACCTTGATAAGCCTCATTATGACAAGTCTCCTTTTTACTACATATCATGTGCAGGTTGCAGAAGTTTAATACGGCACTTTCAAGCATACAGCTTCTTTCAAAATTCAATCAGGTGTGGTCGGTTCTGCCTTCTGTGCATGTTATTTCATTCCTATGCATGCGCTTCACGTCATTAGTCATTAATAGTGTTGTTATTGATGAATGAGGAGTGATGAGAGTCACTGATGAGGTTGAGCGAGATCAATCGGTTACAGTTGGCGCCCGCTGTATGTCGGGCCATAATAGCCGAGGAGCGATCGAAGCTTGTCCTGTCATACGACTCAGCTGTACGCGTACGTAGCACAAGGGATGATACCTCTTTCGCCACTCTCACCATCTCATCACCGTTCTTTTATATCCTCGTTTTTCTGCTTAGCTTCGACAACCACGCCCAAGGGCAGAAACATGAATGCAAGCGGCatacatcatcattcaccaTCGTGTCCGACGTACATGATTACAGCAGACGGTCAAGGTAACTGaatgaaaggaaggaggtcATACACAAAACTAGCTTGAAAAGCAACGACTGCGTGGCTAGCCGAGTCATGAGCCGTGAAGTATTTGACAATCTAGCTAGATCTTCCACGGCTATTATCCCAGATCTCAGGAAGCTTTATACCTCGAAGCCTTATGAGATAATAAAAGGTCTAATGTTGACGACGACCGGGTGTCGGGGACATAATTATGTACACGTCTCCCTTGTATTATGACTCCACCGCCGGCAGAACAGCAGCAGTTAAAAACAGACATGTGATTTTTTTAATAACTGGTAGAATACCAAACAAGACACGACcattcttccccatcatcatcatcaacttcttcaagccTGTATTAGGCTGCAGATTgattggaaagagaaaagtgAGGCCCAGCAACTTGCTGTAGTGGTTCCCAGCAGCTCAGGGGCAGACCAGATAGGTGAGACACGAAGCACAACTTGGGTCGAGATCCTTGTTGTGACGGATCGATAGTTTTTCCGATTTTCGTTCTGGCGCTTTTACCTTTTTGGCAGCTCGGCGGCCTCAACTCGGTGTTCCCACCAGTCTTCGGCGGCGTGGTGCGGTGGTGGTAAATAATCATCACCTCTGGGTAGTTTACGTAATTGTATTTGTTATGACATCATGCTTCCGATGAGCTGTTCGATTTCCTGCGAACGACAAACGATGGACTCCGATGAGGACGACAGCAGTTAGGAGAAGTCAGACAGATCCACGGACTCAGCAAGCTAGCACTTACTCGGGCAACATTTACTTGAAGCTATTATTGCAAGAAAGACAGTCAAGATGCCCTCTGAACTTCTGCATCTGCCGCCTTTGTATGCTATTGTGGGCCTTTATCGTTTGGCAACCGATCCCTCTATTAGAACTCCGGTTTTGGACAAAGTTAAGCATGCTGCCGTACGAGGGATTGTTGTGGGAGGTGTTTACACCGTCTTGAGCTGGAAAGCTATGGAATGGTTTATACGGAAATTCCTCATTagtggaggatggtggaagaagggagaggaagtgTTGAAAGATAGTGTTGACGGCTCGGTCCAAGTGGGACTTGGCAAGTTCTCACTAAATTTGAATGCTGTTCTTTGTGAGTCCTCATAATTTACAAAGGGAGATGATATGGTGCTAATAAAGATATCAGACACCCATCTCCTAATTCTTTTGCCTCAACTCAGCTCGATCCTACGTTTCTTCATCTACAAAAACCTTAAGATTGCTCGTTCACGAGCTTATGCTTTGACTGTTTCTTCGAGACGCAAACCTGCAGAATTCTGGTCTCAAGTGAGAATGTCTCATTCTCCTGGTAACGTAAAACTAACTTTGAAATCCATGTAGGGATATATTGAAGAATGGGCTCATCCACCCCAAATTCAGACCGGAGAGCTCGACAAAAATGGCCGAAGAGTGCGAAGGAATGCAAATTGGATCAGCTGGATTTTGTGGTGGCCTACTCAGTTGGTAATGCGTAAATGTAAGCATTTCAGGTCCTCGACTACTTTCATCTGTTAAAGCGCTATCGTAGAcctgctccttcctttatcaccctctctccctctcctctcacCTCTCGTTACCTCCGTCCTCAAGTCATTAGCAACTGCCGAATATCTTCACCGACCCTATTTTGAGATGAAAGGTATGTCCAATGACGAAATATGGAGATGGGTGGAGGAACGTAAATGGGCATACAGGGCTTTTGGGTTTGCAACTTCCCTTTTGGAGAGTGTGCCCATCATCggcttgttcttctccatctctaaCAGAATCGGGGCAGCAATGTGGTGAATTCTACTTCTCCAAATGCAAGACCATAGACGGGGTTGACAATGTTTATAGGGCTTTCGACCTCGAGAAGCGTCAGCATTTGTTCGCAAACAACATTATtcagcctcttcaaccCGACCAAGTAGGTTTCTACGGTATGGGTCGAGTAGACGACCTCGGCGTCGATATCCAGGAAGCGGAGGACGAGCTCGAGAAAAAGTGGAGCCAGAAGAAACGCGCTGACGATGAGTCGGACAAGCTGGAAAGTATTAAGGCCTCTTCTCTGGAGCCTGCTGTTGCTGGTAGCAAGAGCGATATCCTTGAGCTTCATGGAGGGGACATTGGcttgaaggggaaggacaGGGAAACCGGCGTTTTGTAGCATAGCGTAGGTCACAGCATATTCGTAACTGTATAACGGAAAACACGATGCAACGGTGCGTAAGAAGGTTTTTCTTGGGTTGTTCATTGACTTTACTTTCCATACAACAGCCACGTTGGATAATAAATGCCACAGACTATAACGCTAGCCCGGCGGACTTATTACTATCTTTGCCGACCAAAGCTTGGTTTGGGGCGCGCTTGCTTACGGATTGGCATGAGATTTTCCTTAAACCCTTTAGGGTCATGCCTGTTCCTCCCATTCCCGTCTCCCCCTTCGCTACTACCACTGGCTGTACTCGGATTTTTGGATTCATTCTCTTGCCAAATACCCCCTGGTCCAGAGTgcaccttcttccgaaTAGGCATAAGGTTACCCTTGAATCTCTTTGAATCGTATCTattcttccccctccccttTTCTCCCCCTTCATTGCCTCCAATTGCAATTTCACTAGCCCCACTGATTTTTTCTGTTTTGAGAGCTCTGTCGCCGCATAATGACGTGGATGACTGTTCAGGTGAGCTGGGCAGCATGGATGGAGTTGCGGTTTCTGACTCCTGTTGACTAGGAGTTGACTCTGCGCTGCAGGCCAATGAAGTAGTAGATGGAGCTTCCGGTGAACTATTGGTGATTAATGGGGTGCTCCTGACAGTAAGGGACGGTGTACTTGACGTTTGTGGATTTTTGTCCAAGTTGTCGTTagcagaggatggagatgaagtgCTGAATGTCGACGAAGGGATTGCGGAGGATGACTCTGAGCTTTTAGAAATTGGAttgttctctttttctgttcgcttctccttctgttCTTTAtcatttttcttttccttcttgctccTGGAACCTGGCTTAAATTTGTCTTTATCTGGTTTattttccttgccttttgaTGTTGTCTTGGGTTCTTcgctttcatcatctttgggttcttcttgttttctcATTTCTGCGGCCTTTTCAGTTGGTTAAATGCCTCCTAACACCTGCTCCGCTGATCTAAACCtacttttcttccctcacTTGGTTCTCCAACAGTACCACCGCCTTTGGGTTTaacttccctcttctctctggAGTTACTGCTGATAACGGGTACCGAACCGATATCTTCAAGAGGTattccccttcctctcagTTTGATGGTAAGCTAATAGCCAGTTACATCAGTTTTCGACTCAGATCTATAATAAATAAACTACCCACAAAGCCACCTTTATCGTCCCTCCCAAGCCAAATCCCTAACAAGGCCGTCGTCTTCAAACATACCACCAGGGTGAAGAGATCAGGATGCACGAGTAAGAAGGCGACGAATTCAATCATGGTaccgaagatgaagaggggcCAGTAGTGCTCAAGATGCTGAGCATGTTTCTCGGAAAATGTCGGGTGAACTATGAGAGGAGGTGAGCACCACTGAGAGTAAAAAGCATGGAAGCATACTGACAGTGATATTGCAAAGGGATTGCGAGATCGAAGATGAAGCCGAGTACCAGAGAAATCTCAACTTGCTGCATCCTCAAGGTCGTCCAAGCAATCACGAACAAGATTGAAGCAAATACAAACTCCCATAGCCCTGTGAGATCAGTCAAATGGAGTATGACGGATGCGAGCCATCCACCGGATGCGTGTAGCTTTACAGAAGGATGTATCTATCAATGCCAGACGCTTAACCTAGTTTCTTGTCATACTTACCCAATAGAATCGAAAGTGAATAGATTTCCTGGCAATGTCATACCCTTTGCCTCCGATACTATCCAGGTGGTGACCAAAAGCTGACATTCAAGCTAATGCTGTACAGTGTCCTGTAGGGGGCATCATACGCCACCATAAGCCAACTATAGAGAAGGCCTGTTTTGACATTAGAAGGGACAGTAGATTTGACTCACCTGCATGGGAATCACTATAGGGGGAAAGTAGCTGGTTGCGTCTCAGCGAGAACTACAAGTAAGCCCCCTCCCACTCATATATTAATACCGACAAGGTGATGGGTCATTATACAAGGCGATGCATCCTTTGTGTTGATTTCAATGGCTTGAAGTTGACAAAGGAGACAACACTTCATGATGCCGACACCGGCCAAGAGTGTAAGGTAAAATCACCACCTCTTATCGAAGGGATGAAGCAGCAGGCACAGGATGGAAATTCTTCCGATCCCCCCCCCAGCGGTTAATCGTTACATACTACCTGCCGCTCCCTTCATTGGGAGCTATATATCTCATTTAAGCGTCCAATACAACACATGGCATGGCAGTAAGAACATGCAGTGCCAGCAATTGATCAATTTGCTCATCGTACTAGGCCGCAGCCGTGCTAAAAAACAGTCCACCCAGCAGCCTGCAGTaccaagaaggacaagTAACTGCTACTGACTTGCGCCTGTACATAACCCCCACATTGCCGAAGACAGACCTCTTGGATGTAGTGTTCgcaaggggaagaagaaaggcaaCGACTGCGGAATTTGCGGATAATACTACAAAATACTTGCAGGCAACATCGATCGTGCAACATACTGTACAATAATATCGACACAATCTCAAACGAGATAAACGATCCTAAACATCGTAGAAAGCTGGGTTATTAATATTCGGACCAGGGACCGAACGCCGCACCAAGCCACCCGGAACATCCGAAAAGTCCACCGGTGGAAAAGTCGATGTTTTCTCACGTCGGCCcacttcttgttcttcttccttcttttcgatATCCTTTAGCTTTTGAGACTCAAGAGCTCGGTTGGTCTTGAAATATCTGCTCGCGTGCTTGCTCTACTCCAACACCTTTGCAGCTCATATGTTATCACACTACTATAGAATGACAACATGTAAATTGTACAGACCAAGAAGTTATTAtatagaagaagagttaGCCTAGCTTGGGGCgttgcagcagcagcaataATTCCAATGATACGCCGGCGATCCGGCGTCGGCTGTAGGCGGTGGCTTCCTTTGCAGGAACGCGCCAACGGGAAGGAACGAGAGATTGCCGAGCATCCGTCTTGATAATGGTCCACAATTTGCCTAATTCGGTGTCGGGGACGCCCTTTTAATAATTGCGACTAATTATCCATTGCACCCGAAAAAATTCGACACCCGAAATCTTCTCTTATGGGCTTTTCGCtgcccatcatctcccGTCCGGACATTTGTATGGTAAGCCGTTTGCCTATGCTTGCAGTCTGTGGTACAGGTATTTGCCAACTGCGCATGGACAAGGCCAATTTGGCGTCTTAGTACGTAGTAGTAGATATGAAGTTCATGACGCAGCAGTACATACACAGTAACTAACGAAAGGCTGAAGATTCTTCAGTATCGTTGATGAGAGAACAACGCTCCAACGTTCAATCGGCGCTATGTCATCTTGAGTGATGATGACTCATAGTACTGGTAGCCCATTAGTGAGCACATGCATAGTGACAACTTTCAAGCAGATGCAAGCCCTGATTTCTCAGATTATCATGCTATTCTCTGTTCGACTTATTATTTGTGGTTACTTAATTGTTTGGTTTCCCCATGGAGACCGTAGGCACCTGCCGCCCTGTCTTGCTAAAAGATGCGCAGCCCAGACAGGGCTAAAAATCCGCGACATGAATAGAGACCCCCGGGCCATGCAGTGAAAAGCATATCACCCCACACATATATTATCAACCCTTGTAAGTATCAGTTACCAGGTTCCAGGATGCACAGCGGTCAAGGGTTAGTTACTGGTTATGCTCTAATTgaatcttcttttttccccCTTCAGTTCGAAATAGCGTTCTTcgccgtcttcttcttttcttgacgctcattcttcatttcctttctttttcaggACTCCAAAGTTACATCTTCCTGAATTTTTGTTTTTCAATTAAACCGAATGCTGAACGGTATTTGTGAAATGTGAATGATGCGGACACATATATGGATGTCAGAATTACTCACCCGGCGCCGGTAGCTGCATATAGGCTACAACATGATGAGCACATAGACTTTCTTTGAAGCGGCACTGTCGGTTTACGAACTGCGTAAACAATCAACTTGATGTTTAAAGTTTAGCCAGCCACTGTACCATCTATGGTCCGGTCTATGAAGTTCGCATTCCACATTCTTCTGCAATCTGCATAAGTAGCGAATTGCTAGTACCTTACTGATGGTTGTTAGGCGACTaagaaaggaggagagataAGTAGTAAGGATCATTATTCAGCACCTAGTATTTAGTATTCAGAGCATGGAAACTTCGGATATGAGATAGGTACCTTAGTACGTTACTATAGGTCGTGGAGCCTCGAGGCACTACCAAAAAGGGCCGAAATCAGCATTCTGCAGCCCACTGGCGCCAGCCAGGTAGCCGACAACCAGAAGATAGCAACTATCATGAACCCGCAGCTCAACGAAGATTGAAGGAAGTGCCTCGTTCCTGGAGAGCTCCGAGTCTTTCGGAGTTCCAAGCTTGTTGCAAGAGCGCCTGTCCATTTCCATCCGCCCTAGGCACT
The Cryptococcus neoformans var. neoformans B-3501A chromosome 13, whole genome shotgun sequence DNA segment above includes these coding regions:
- a CDS encoding hypothetical protein (Match to ESTs gb|CF185535.1|CF185535, gb|CF189381.1|CF189381; Similar to gi|46099995|gb|EAK85228.1| hypothetical protein UM04139.1 [Ustilago maydis 521], FASTA scores: opt: 535, E(): 5.1e-28, (38.095% identity (67.687% similar) in 294 aa overlap (1-288:1-281))), with amino-acid sequence MPSELLHLPPLYAIVGLYRLATDPSIRTPVLDKVKHAAVRGIVVGGVYTVLSWKAMEWFIRKFLISGGWWKKGEEVLKDSVDGSVQVGLGKFSLNLNAVLYTHLLILLPQLSSILRFFIYKNLKIARSRAYALTVSSRRKPAEFWSQGYIEEWAHPPQIQTGELDKNGRRVRRNANWISWILWWPTQLVMRKYLLLPLSPSLPLLSPLVTSVLKSLATAEYLHRPYFEMKGMSNDEIWRWVEERKWAYRAFGFATSLLESVPIIGLFFSISNRIGAAMWAFDLEKRQHLFANNIIQPLQPDQVGFYGMGRVDDLGVDIQEAEDELEKKWSQKKRADDESDKLESIKASSLEPAVAGSKSDILELHGGDIGLKGKDRETGVL